Part of the bacterium genome is shown below.
CTACGACGTCCTGATCAACGAAACGCCGGCAGGCGAAGCGGTGCGGCCCACCAATGTCGCCGGACTGAGCATCCTGCCTGCGGACACACGTTTGCACGGCGCTGAAATCGAGCTCGTCTCGAAACTCGCGCGCGAACGCATTCTCGCCGAGGCCCTCGCCCGGCTTGACAATCTCTTTCAGTTCATCGTCCTCGATACGCCGCCGTCGCTCGGGCTATTGACGCTCAATGCCATGGCCGCCGCCGATTCGATTCTGGTTCCTATGCAATGCGAATACTACGCCCTCGAAGGGCTCGCGCAGTTGATGAAATCTGTCAATCTCGTCAAACGGCACTTGAACACCTCCCTCGAAATTGAAGGCATTCTGCTCACGATGTACGACGGTCGCTTGAACCTTACCAAACAAGTCGCCGACGAAATCACCGGCGTCTTCGATAAGCGCGTCTACAAAACCATGATCCTCCGCAATGTCCGGCTCTCCGAGGCGCCCAGCTTCGGGCAAACCGTCTATACGTATGATCCCGTGAGTCGCGGCGCTCAAAATTACCGTGAATTCACCGTCGAATTCCTCAGTCATCAGCAACTCCCGCCGCGCGAGGCCGTCGCATGAAATCTCACAAAGCTTTAGGCAAAGGACTACGCGCGCTGATTTCGGATGAGGATGTCACGTCTTCCACCACGACGCCCGTGCCCGAGATCGTGCATCTCGACATCGAGCTGATAGATCCAAATCCCTTCCAGCCCCGCCAGATCTTCAACGACGAAGCCATTGAAGATCTCAAGAACTCGATCCTCAAACAGGGCCTCTTGCAGCCCGTCGTCGTGCGACCCGCCGGAACGCGCTTCCAACTAATTCTCGGCGAGCGCCGCCTGCGAGCCACACGCGCCGCCGGAATGACCACCATTGCCGCGCAAGTCCGCGTCGTTGAGAGTTCCGAAGAGATGCTTGAACTCGCGATTCTCGAAAACGTCCATCGCGAGGATCTCACGCCCATTGAATTGGCGCAGGCCATCGTCCGCCTCCAGCAGCAGTACGGCTTGACGCAGGAGGCCGTCGCCGAAAAAATGGGCATGAGCCGCGCCCACATCGCTAATCTCGTGCGGCTGCTGAAACTGCCCGAACGCATTCAAACTGCGCTCACCGAAGGCAAACTTACGATGGGACACGCGCGCGCCTTACTCTCCGTCGTGGATGAAGGTCAGCAGCTTGATCTTTTCGAGCGCTTTCTCGTGGACGGCAAAGTCACGGTTCGCACAGCGGAAGCCCTGACCCGCAAGAAGAAAGTACCCACCAAGGCCGAAGCGGCAACAATGAAAGCCGCCGACTCAAGGGAAGCCCGTGCTATTGCTCAGGTCGAGAACTCTCTCTCGCGGCAACTGGCCACTCGCGTGCGCATCAAACCCAAAGGCCGCGGCGGTACCATTGAAATCACGTACTACACGTTAGATGATCTGAACCGCCTCTTAGAGTTAGTGGACCGCTAACAAGTCCTCCGCAATTTATCAATTATAATTCATCCTATCCGCCCTGTGTCTCCCCGTCGCCCACCCCCACGCCCATTCGATCGCTCAGCCTACTATTCGCCCGATCGCCCGCTGCAAATCTACGGTCGTAAACCGATCCTTGAAGCGCTGCGACGCGGATTAGTCGAAGAGCTCACCATCGCGCCCAATGCACACGGTCAGGTGATTGACGACATTCGGGCGCTTGCCAGCCGCTTGAGAGTTCCGCTTTCCTCGGGCGCCGTCGAGTCGCAGGATATGGATAGCCCCTCGCAAGGTGTTTGCGCCAATATTCGCAAGCCCGACATCAGTTCGGACGTTCATGACCTTGACGACTTAGTCTCCCAGAAACCAGCCCCGCTCGTGCTCATGCTGGACGGCATCGAGGACCCGCGCAATTTCGGCGCAATTCTCCGCTCCGCCTACGCCGCCGGGGCCGATGCCGTGATCTTTCGCAGCCGCCGTCAGGCTCCTATCACCGATACCGTCTTCAAAACCTCGGCAGGTGGCGCAGCGCTCGTCAACCTCTTCGAAGTTACCAATCTCGATCAGACCGTCCGTACATTGAAAGAGTCCGGATGGTGGATCGTCGCTGCGGCAGCCGAAGAGCATTCGCGCGTCTACTCCGAGTTCGACTGGGATCGCCCGACCGTACTCATCCTCGGCGCCGAAGGACCTGGAGTTTCATCTCTCTTACTAAAGCGCGCCGACCTGACCGTCAAGATACCCTTGTACCGCGACTTTGACAGCCTCAATGTCTCTGCCGCCGCAGCAGTGCTCCTCTTTGAGGCTGCGA
Proteins encoded:
- the rlmB gene encoding 23S rRNA (guanosine(2251)-2'-O)-methyltransferase RlmB, translated to MSPRRPPPRPFDRSAYYSPDRPLQIYGRKPILEALRRGLVEELTIAPNAHGQVIDDIRALASRLRVPLSSGAVESQDMDSPSQGVCANIRKPDISSDVHDLDDLVSQKPAPLVLMLDGIEDPRNFGAILRSAYAAGADAVIFRSRRQAPITDTVFKTSAGGAALVNLFEVTNLDQTVRTLKESGWWIVAAAAEEHSRVYSEFDWDRPTVLILGAEGPGVSSLLLKRADLTVKIPLYRDFDSLNVSAAAAVLLFEAAKARQLEPKV
- a CDS encoding ParB/RepB/Spo0J family partition protein; its protein translation is MKSHKALGKGLRALISDEDVTSSTTTPVPEIVHLDIELIDPNPFQPRQIFNDEAIEDLKNSILKQGLLQPVVVRPAGTRFQLILGERRLRATRAAGMTTIAAQVRVVESSEEMLELAILENVHREDLTPIELAQAIVRLQQQYGLTQEAVAEKMGMSRAHIANLVRLLKLPERIQTALTEGKLTMGHARALLSVVDEGQQLDLFERFLVDGKVTVRTAEALTRKKKVPTKAEAATMKAADSREARAIAQVENSLSRQLATRVRIKPKGRGGTIEITYYTLDDLNRLLELVDR
- a CDS encoding ParA family protein, which encodes MPTKTIAVANQKGGVGKTTTAVHLAAGMALEGYTTLLVDLDPQANATAGLGVTPAETQIGIYDVLINETPAGEAVRPTNVAGLSILPADTRLHGAEIELVSKLARERILAEALARLDNLFQFIVLDTPPSLGLLTLNAMAAADSILVPMQCEYYALEGLAQLMKSVNLVKRHLNTSLEIEGILLTMYDGRLNLTKQVADEITGVFDKRVYKTMILRNVRLSEAPSFGQTVYTYDPVSRGAQNYREFTVEFLSHQQLPPREAVA